One genomic segment of Paenibacillus xylanexedens includes these proteins:
- a CDS encoding carbohydrate ABC transporter permease has translation MATNVFKKYLSLLAFTAPAFVIYAIFLLYPTFSGMFYSLTDWNGLNQDYSFIGLGNFVELFKEDPDFLNSLWFTMKYVIFMLILQNGIALLLAVLIESRTRSKGLFRTLFFMPNMISTIISAFMWTFIFSQVLPQLAEKLAFSFLDQQWLGDPKFSFYSILIVSLWNGVGYMMIIYLAALQGVPKSLKEAAVIDGANAFQVLRNVVLPMITHAVTICFFLTLNGAFKVFEVVYGLTGGGPGRATQVITMNIYEEAFSNNFRYGYASAKSVVLFIIVLIFTLIQITVMKKKEVEA, from the coding sequence ATGGCTACGAATGTGTTCAAGAAGTATCTGTCACTGCTCGCGTTCACTGCGCCTGCCTTTGTCATCTATGCGATTTTCCTGCTGTATCCCACGTTCAGTGGCATGTTCTATAGTCTGACGGATTGGAACGGACTCAATCAGGATTACAGCTTTATCGGTCTGGGCAACTTTGTGGAATTGTTCAAAGAAGATCCCGACTTTCTGAATTCCCTGTGGTTCACGATGAAATATGTAATATTTATGCTGATTCTGCAAAATGGAATTGCCTTGTTACTCGCCGTGTTGATTGAGTCACGGACGCGTAGCAAAGGGCTTTTCCGGACGCTGTTCTTCATGCCTAACATGATCAGTACAATCATCAGTGCTTTCATGTGGACATTCATCTTCTCTCAGGTGCTGCCACAGCTCGCAGAGAAACTGGCTTTCTCGTTCCTCGACCAGCAATGGCTGGGTGATCCGAAGTTTTCATTTTACTCCATTCTGATCGTATCGCTCTGGAACGGTGTAGGGTATATGATGATCATCTATCTGGCTGCTCTCCAGGGTGTACCGAAAAGTCTCAAAGAAGCGGCTGTTATTGATGGGGCCAACGCATTCCAGGTACTGCGCAATGTGGTGTTGCCAATGATTACTCATGCCGTGACCATCTGTTTCTTCCTGACGCTGAACGGAGCATTCAAAGTGTTTGAAGTGGTGTATGGACTGACTGGTGGTGGACCGGGCCGGGCCACGCAGGTGATCACGATGAATATCTATGAAGAAGCGTTCTCCAACAACTTCAGATATGGCTATGCGAGTGCCAAATCGGTTGTGCTGTTCATCATCGTACTCATCTTTACACTCATCCAGATCACCGTCATGAAGAAGAAAGAGGTGGAAGCATGA
- a CDS encoding ABC transporter substrate-binding protein: protein MKVWKSVASTVLVSVLLAGCGSNAGTDNGQEELASGSTVSLKVFVAQPRLKEHYDKYIEQFKAKEKAEKNIEVNVQLEMPPADNAPQILKTRLASNDAPDVFALHAVNEIPPFSKAGYLEDLSGQPFVDKLLDSVKPSITNAEGKIVAIPLETVSWGYLYNKDIFEEQGLEVPTTLTEMKAVVEKLKAANITPFELSYKEAWIPQLFLPLTVGALTQSEHKDFVEKMNQDQGSFSDMKALFDIFDLVNANGTDKALEVGGDDGSAAFASGSAAMWIQGPWFAETILKSNPDLNFGVAPMPINDNPDDTKINLSTSTSLAVSSSSKNKEVALDFVNYILDDKDSSAFFEALKFNPIAKIHDFKSFPWVDDAQKYVSEGKAYEDPSLPQAVKDESGKALQGYYSGQLNQQQVIDALDKAWKSYNKVNK, encoded by the coding sequence ATGAAAGTATGGAAAAGCGTAGCAAGTACAGTACTGGTCAGTGTTCTGCTCGCAGGTTGCGGTTCCAATGCAGGAACGGACAATGGGCAGGAGGAATTGGCATCAGGCAGCACGGTATCACTCAAAGTGTTCGTTGCACAACCTCGGCTGAAAGAACATTACGATAAATATATAGAACAGTTCAAAGCCAAGGAGAAAGCAGAGAAAAACATTGAGGTGAACGTGCAACTGGAGATGCCGCCAGCGGACAATGCACCTCAGATTCTGAAGACTCGCCTCGCCTCCAATGATGCACCGGATGTGTTCGCCCTGCATGCAGTCAATGAGATTCCACCATTCAGCAAAGCTGGTTATCTGGAAGACCTGTCGGGCCAACCTTTTGTCGATAAGCTGCTGGATTCGGTTAAACCTTCCATAACGAATGCGGAGGGTAAAATCGTAGCTATTCCATTGGAAACAGTATCATGGGGCTATTTGTACAATAAAGATATTTTTGAAGAGCAAGGGCTGGAAGTGCCAACGACGTTAACAGAAATGAAAGCGGTCGTGGAGAAACTCAAAGCAGCCAACATTACACCGTTTGAACTATCCTACAAAGAAGCCTGGATTCCGCAATTATTTCTGCCACTTACCGTGGGTGCATTAACTCAGTCTGAGCACAAAGACTTCGTGGAGAAGATGAATCAGGATCAGGGCTCCTTCTCCGATATGAAAGCATTGTTTGATATCTTTGATCTCGTCAATGCCAATGGAACGGACAAAGCGCTGGAAGTGGGCGGAGATGATGGTTCAGCAGCCTTCGCATCAGGAAGCGCCGCGATGTGGATTCAAGGACCATGGTTTGCCGAAACCATCCTGAAGTCCAACCCGGACTTGAACTTTGGTGTAGCACCAATGCCGATCAATGACAATCCGGATGATACCAAAATCAATCTGAGCACCTCCACTTCACTGGCAGTATCGTCATCTAGCAAAAACAAAGAAGTGGCACTCGATTTCGTGAACTACATTCTCGATGACAAGGATTCAAGTGCATTCTTCGAAGCACTCAAGTTCAATCCGATTGCCAAGATCCATGACTTCAAGAGCTTCCCGTGGGTAGACGATGCCCAGAAATATGTGAGTGAAGGTAAAGCTTATGAGGACCCATCCCTCCCTCAAGCGGTGAAAGACGAGTCAGGCAAAGCGTTGCAAGGCTACTACTCTGGGCAATTAAATCAACAGCAGGTTATCGATGCGCTCGACAAGGCGTGGAAATCCTACAACAAAGTCAACAAGTAA
- a CDS encoding response regulator — MNKELYRVLLVDDEPWNRDILRNLGDWNELGMTVAGEAEDGEQAIQLVKQHQPHIIITDMRMPGTDGVELLQTLSGQYPQIKVIVVSGYDDFNYAKHAIRHRAADYLLKPVNPDELNGVLAKCAKELEKVESAPESWESYPSSFAGEFSLFQQQARLRFNDLNGQSLREWFQQLQQKLEQCEINRPRQLGRVAHELQALLDELCVSNGLYERPEATALPPAAALASIESTIAWISTPYYQALEQLIAQRKFKNKLNLNEVKQYIEQHCMEMITLEQLAQIFFVSKEYLSKVFKKEYEVNVTDYVVQLRMTRAKEWVMDEQIPFKHVAEMAGYEDVSYFYRVFKKHFGVSPGEMRKGQARISGKSGSSTE; from the coding sequence GTGAACAAGGAACTGTACAGAGTGCTGTTGGTGGATGATGAACCGTGGAACCGGGATATTTTGCGCAACCTGGGAGATTGGAATGAACTCGGCATGACCGTTGCAGGTGAGGCAGAGGATGGTGAGCAGGCCATACAACTGGTCAAGCAGCATCAGCCTCACATTATCATTACGGACATGCGCATGCCCGGTACAGACGGTGTGGAACTGTTACAGACGCTGAGCGGACAGTACCCACAGATCAAGGTGATCGTGGTGAGCGGATATGACGACTTCAATTATGCAAAACATGCGATCCGCCATCGGGCTGCAGATTATCTGCTCAAACCGGTGAATCCGGATGAACTGAATGGTGTACTTGCTAAATGTGCAAAAGAGTTGGAAAAGGTTGAATCAGCACCTGAATCGTGGGAATCGTACCCATCTTCGTTCGCAGGTGAGTTCTCCCTGTTTCAGCAGCAGGCCCGCCTGCGGTTTAATGACCTGAACGGTCAGAGTCTGCGTGAGTGGTTCCAGCAATTACAGCAGAAGCTGGAACAATGCGAGATTAACAGACCTCGGCAGCTTGGCAGGGTGGCTCATGAATTACAGGCTTTGTTAGATGAACTGTGCGTCTCCAATGGCTTGTACGAGCGGCCCGAAGCAACGGCGCTACCTCCTGCGGCTGCACTGGCTTCCATCGAATCCACGATCGCATGGATTTCGACTCCGTACTATCAGGCTTTGGAGCAGCTCATTGCGCAGCGTAAGTTCAAGAATAAGCTGAACCTGAATGAGGTGAAGCAATACATTGAGCAGCACTGTATGGAGATGATTACGCTGGAGCAGCTCGCTCAGATCTTTTTTGTCAGCAAGGAATATCTCAGCAAGGTATTCAAGAAAGAGTATGAGGTGAATGTGACCGACTATGTTGTCCAGTTACGTATGACGAGAGCGAAAGAATGGGTGATGGATGAACAGATTCCGTTCAAGCATGTTGCCGAGATGGCGGGTTATGAAGATGTGTCCTACTTCTATCGAGTGTTCAAGAAGCATTTCGGAGTTTCACCTGGGGAGATGCGGAAGGGACAGGCTCGTATATCAGGTAAATCAGGCAGTAGTACGGAATGA